Proteins co-encoded in one Corynebacterium lujinxingii genomic window:
- a CDS encoding methyltransferase domain-containing protein, producing the protein MLNDIVDVLADPVDLTPLRGEDDFARLVSETGHSYDVAKQGYVTLASGKGLNHEGDSLEMINSRETFLSNGHFAPFVEAVSDRVADVVERTSGDRDPVILEAGAGTGYYLAHTLDLIEGSRGVGLDISVPAAKHLAKAHPRLGAVVADAWEQLPVRTGSVDVVTVVFAPRNPSEFARVLVDDGEAVILVADQGHLDELRDPLGILGVEDGKVERLVDQASQWLTPVCDPELISFPMQLGRGAIAAQVGMSPSARHLDADVLKQRLEDLPEQMEVTARAQLIRLRKA; encoded by the coding sequence ATGCTCAACGACATCGTGGACGTACTCGCGGATCCGGTAGACCTGACCCCGCTTCGGGGCGAAGACGACTTTGCGCGTCTCGTCTCCGAAACGGGGCATTCTTATGATGTGGCCAAGCAGGGCTACGTCACGCTGGCCTCGGGCAAGGGGTTGAACCACGAGGGCGACTCGCTGGAGATGATCAACTCGCGCGAGACGTTCCTTTCTAACGGGCATTTCGCCCCGTTTGTGGAGGCGGTGTCCGATCGCGTGGCGGATGTGGTCGAACGCACGTCCGGCGACCGCGACCCGGTGATCCTGGAGGCGGGTGCGGGCACTGGCTACTACCTGGCGCATACGCTCGACCTGATTGAGGGCTCGCGCGGGGTGGGGTTGGACATTTCGGTGCCGGCGGCGAAGCACTTGGCCAAGGCGCACCCGCGCCTGGGGGCCGTTGTGGCGGACGCGTGGGAGCAGTTGCCCGTGCGCACCGGTTCCGTCGATGTGGTCACGGTGGTGTTCGCGCCGCGGAACCCGTCCGAGTTTGCTCGTGTGCTTGTCGACGACGGCGAGGCCGTCATCCTCGTCGCCGACCAAGGCCACCTCGACGAGCTGCGCGACCCGCTGGGCATCCTCGGTGTGGAGGACGGCAAGGTCGAGCGTCTGGTGGATCAGGCGTCGCAGTGGCTGACCCCGGTGTGCGACCCGGAGCTGATTTCCTTCCCGATGCAGCTCGGCCGCGGCGCGATCGCCGCCCAGGTGGGCATGAGCCCGTCGGCGCGCCACTTGGACGCCGACGTGTTGAAGCAGCGCCTCGAGGATCTGCCGGAGCAGATGGAGGTCACCGCCCGCGCGCAGCTGATCCGGCTGCGCAAGGCGTAG
- a CDS encoding GH32 C-terminal domain-containing protein yields MTVYRPELHVTAERGILEGPAGVFRTGGRDERVWHMFYQFRPTPDAPSRWGHQLSESDPFSWLECNDVIAPVGDETNVRAGSVIPVGDGIDLFFSSETPAGNTIQIAHVPLTDDLCADEDDLDVSPVAERIGAVVDDSAGDTNFRSPCVMPGWDSESDRDQGHAGWLMLAVTGPVTDPKPVVLTSDDGRSWTLIGPLEFDGDTGIDLDASLVAPRILRLRDEVSGDIRDVLFVTLERDGKDTAVYAVGELKGNVFRVETPFTLLDYGHDFTRPRNTTYTLAETAKLYERAYLYGFMTNTDRAGDPTREPNWDAEGWANALTLPRRVTLQGGRLYQVPAPGLPDAVSATDRARMWAGVCEIPTGSEVTIEVLDAAGEPAAVITHDGETVTLDRFDGTPATAPLHDDDEDNVTVIVDGTTLEVYAGGGSVVMSSRIWPEGGCLGIRSRARGEASISGEWRRGFAARW; encoded by the coding sequence GTTCTACCAGTTCCGCCCCACCCCCGACGCGCCGAGCCGCTGGGGCCACCAACTCAGCGAATCGGACCCGTTTAGCTGGCTCGAGTGCAACGACGTCATCGCCCCAGTCGGCGACGAAACCAACGTGCGCGCCGGCTCCGTCATCCCCGTCGGCGACGGCATCGACCTGTTCTTCTCCTCCGAAACCCCCGCCGGCAACACCATCCAGATCGCGCACGTCCCGCTTACCGACGACCTCTGCGCCGACGAGGACGACCTCGACGTCTCCCCCGTCGCCGAACGCATCGGTGCGGTTGTCGACGACTCCGCCGGCGACACCAACTTCCGTTCCCCGTGCGTCATGCCCGGCTGGGACAGCGAATCCGACCGCGACCAAGGCCACGCCGGCTGGCTCATGCTCGCCGTCACCGGGCCTGTCACCGACCCGAAGCCGGTTGTGCTCACCTCAGACGACGGCCGCTCGTGGACACTGATCGGCCCGCTCGAGTTCGACGGCGACACCGGCATCGACCTGGATGCCTCGCTCGTCGCCCCGCGCATCCTGCGGCTTCGCGACGAAGTCAGCGGCGACATCCGCGACGTCCTCTTCGTCACCTTAGAGCGCGACGGCAAAGACACCGCCGTCTACGCCGTCGGCGAGCTCAAGGGCAACGTCTTCCGCGTCGAGACTCCGTTTACTCTGCTGGACTACGGCCACGACTTCACCCGCCCGCGCAACACCACCTACACGCTTGCCGAGACCGCAAAACTCTACGAGCGCGCCTACCTCTACGGGTTCATGACCAACACCGACCGCGCCGGCGACCCCACCCGCGAGCCGAACTGGGACGCCGAAGGCTGGGCCAACGCGCTGACCCTGCCGCGCCGTGTCACCCTGCAGGGCGGCCGCCTCTACCAGGTCCCCGCCCCGGGCCTGCCGGATGCCGTCAGCGCCACCGACCGCGCCCGCATGTGGGCCGGCGTGTGCGAGATCCCCACAGGCTCCGAGGTCACCATCGAGGTCCTCGACGCCGCCGGCGAGCCCGCGGCCGTGATCACCCACGACGGCGAAACCGTCACCCTCGACCGTTTCGACGGCACGCCCGCCACCGCGCCGCTTCACGACGACGACGAGGACAACGTCACCGTCATCGTCGACGGCACCACCCTCGAGGTCTACGCCGGCGGCGGCAGCGTCGTCATGTCCTCGCGCATCTGGCCCGAAGGCGGCTGCTTGGGCATCCGCTCCCGTGCGCGCGGTGAGGCCTCCATCAGCGGCGAGTGGCGCCGCGGCTTCGCCGCCCGCTGGTAA